The window TCCTCCGAAGGTCGTGCGTCTCGGTTGGATGATACGGGACTACCTCGCCCAGGGGACACACGACTTGCGGGCCATGGCCAAGCGACGTGACTTCGGCGGCATCGCCGAGCTCCGGCAACGGGCCCGGGACGCGTTCAGGCAGCTCTGGACCATGAAGTATTGACGCGGCGCCGGCCCGCCCTGGCATCGCGCGGCCACTCTCTGGGTATAGCCTTCTGTTATAGGGGGATACCGGGTGCGTTACGGGCCGTCGACCGGCATCGCGTGGCCTCGCGACGGGCAGCGGTGACAAATCCGGGCTAGGAGGTCCGCCGGACCCCGGCTGGCGCGAGGGCGTCGGTCACGGGTTCGTCGGCAGGGTCGCGGACGGTCATTCTGAAATGGCAACTTTCGCTAAGGCGAGCGCCCGGTTGCGCGAGCGCAGCCAGGCAGGCCTTGCGCACCCACGGATCGAGCCGTCCGATAGCGCGGGCCAGGCCGAGGAACGGTTCAAAGCGCCCGTCCACTGCATCGAACAGGTTCTCCAAGGCCTGAACGTGCTCCCTGTAGGTGACCAGCGAGGACAGTTTGGCGTTGTTGAGCCCATGGCTCATCCAGGCGTCATACCCATCGTAACCTCCCCAGGTTGCTCGCAACGCTGTATAAGCTTCCTTCAACTCGCTGAAGACCCTGGCCTTGTCCGCACGCTTTTCGAAGGCATTTCGATTCGACGCGTAGAGTCGCTCCAGTTTCCCGCGCGTCGCGAAGACCAGAGTGGCAAACTCGTCTCTATGCCTCTGCTCGGCCTCGAAGGCCTCCAGTGCAGTGTGCCTTCCGCCGTGTTTCAGCCAGTGGCGCACGCCTTCGAAAGCCACCGTCGTGGCGAAGGCCTCGTTGAAGGCGGTGTCGCCGGAGGCGTAAACCGCCTGGTGGGCGAGCTCGTGGAACATGAGCTCGGCGAGCCCCAGATCGTTCCAACGCAGCATGGCGCTGGTTACCGGGTCCTCGAACCAGCCCAGGGTGGAATAGGCCGCTACTCCCCCGACGTATACGTCGTGGCCTGCGTGCGAGAGAAACTCCGCGGAGTGTCGGGCCCGCCCCTCGGAGAAGTAGCCA is drawn from Pseudomonadota bacterium and contains these coding sequences:
- a CDS encoding aminopeptidase — encoded protein: MATLSSCSDYYAQSVTGQLALLASRTSIDAVVGNPRTPRAVRDKLALILALRRFASQALGLPHNGSYSTYVHVDRRYVAWNVFATPEFSLEPLHWCFPVAGCLSYHGYFSEGRARHSAEFLSHAGHDVYVGGVAAYSTLGWFEDPVTSAMLRWNDLGLAELMFHELAHQAVYASGDTAFNEAFATTVAFEGVRHWLKHGGRHTALEAFEAEQRHRDEFATLVFATRGKLERLYASNRNAFEKRADKARVFSELKEAYTALRATWGGYDGYDAWMSHGLNNAKLSSLVTYREHVQALENLFDAVDGRFEPFLGLARAIGRLDPWVRKACLAALAQPGARLSESCHFRMTVRDPADEPVTDALAPAGVRRTS